The following coding sequences lie in one Niabella agricola genomic window:
- a CDS encoding protease inhibitor I42 family protein, whose product MEKKIALKVNEIFQLQLDSLGGAGYSWVMEQNNEKVTAVELSGSERAPVKNAPVGGSLVTNVIIKGVAAGRSSIRLVQRRIWETDQAPLKTVLIEVVVTEVRKK is encoded by the coding sequence ATGGAAAAGAAAATTGCATTAAAGGTGAACGAGATCTTTCAGCTGCAGCTGGATAGTCTTGGAGGCGCCGGCTATAGCTGGGTGATGGAACAGAACAACGAAAAAGTAACAGCGGTTGAACTTTCCGGGTCAGAACGGGCTCCTGTGAAAAATGCTCCCGTAGGGGGCAGTTTGGTTACTAATGTGATTATAAAGGGTGTTGCCGCGGGCAGGTCTTCCATCAGGTTGGTTCAAAGGCGAATATGGGAAACCGATCAGGCGCCCTTAAAAACTGTTTTAATAGAAGTAGTGGTCACCGAAGTAAGGAAAAAATAA
- a CDS encoding AraC family transcriptional regulator produces the protein MAFTRAIHHYIDKTYTIFSFYVNLIGQQSNIVLLKPSFEHINRIQAGESFVVYQYETAHFPFKWHYHPEYELTLITSGSGKRLVGDHYAAFSPGDLVLLGGNLPHTWTSEPARQRASAIVIQFSEAFINPFLEYPECYGIAALLRKSGKGLFFGKRQHVVTEKIKQLSKATGMGKLLGLIDVLHHLSKAPATALSTSAMLHASTNIAEARINKIFQHLYRHYKKPLHIDQFARLIHLSPGAFCKFFKKITGKTFSDYVNDIRIAKACTLLLETDLSITHIAYDVGFESITYFNRVFFRKKGSTPRVFRAQLKHWKAG, from the coding sequence ATGGCTTTTACGAGGGCTATTCATCACTATATTGACAAAACATACACTATATTTTCCTTTTATGTAAATTTGATCGGCCAGCAAAGCAATATTGTATTATTGAAACCCAGTTTTGAACATATAAACCGGATACAGGCAGGGGAAAGTTTTGTGGTTTATCAATATGAAACCGCTCATTTCCCTTTTAAATGGCATTATCATCCGGAGTATGAACTCACGCTGATTACTTCGGGTTCGGGCAAGCGGCTGGTGGGAGACCATTATGCAGCGTTTTCCCCGGGAGACCTGGTACTGCTGGGAGGAAACCTGCCACATACCTGGACGAGCGAGCCGGCCCGGCAGCGGGCTTCGGCAATCGTCATCCAATTTTCGGAAGCGTTTATTAACCCGTTCCTGGAATACCCCGAGTGCTATGGCATTGCTGCTTTATTGCGAAAGTCGGGAAAGGGCCTTTTTTTCGGGAAGCGGCAGCATGTAGTGACAGAGAAGATTAAACAATTATCCAAAGCAACCGGTATGGGCAAGTTGCTGGGATTGATTGATGTGCTGCACCACCTGAGCAAAGCTCCGGCAACTGCATTAAGCACATCGGCCATGCTTCATGCTTCAACAAATATCGCTGAAGCGCGAATCAATAAAATATTCCAACATCTTTACAGACACTATAAAAAACCATTACATATCGATCAGTTTGCCCGGTTGATCCATTTGTCACCTGGCGCGTTCTGCAAATTTTTTAAGAAGATTACCGGAAAAACCTTCTCCGATTATGTAAACGATATACGGATTGCAAAAGCCTGTACCCTCCTGCTGGAAACCGATCTCAGCATCACACATATCGCATACGATGTAGGGTTTGAAAGTATTACATATTTCAACCGCGTTTTTTTCAGGAAGAAAGGATCCACTCCAAGAGTATTCCGGGCGCAATTGAAGCACTGGAAAGCCGGTTAA
- the tsf gene encoding translation elongation factor Ts codes for MSTVTITAQDINKLRQATGAGMMDCRKALTETNGDFEAAIDWLRKQGQKVAAKRSDREAKEGVVVAQTTADNKSGIVVCVSCETDFVSKNEDFVAFVKSIADTAIANDIKSVDELNAAEIGGAKIADLVNDKLASIGEKIGITKFERVDAPYVAAYIHGAYRIGVLVGLNKEAAEVGKDVAMQVAALSPVAVDAASVPADVVAREKAVIMDIMKEDPKMAGKPEEMLAKIAEGKMAAFFKEQTLTAQAFVKDAGKSVADYLKESGDVTVTEFKRVALG; via the coding sequence ATGAGTACAGTAACTATAACCGCACAGGATATTAATAAACTGCGCCAAGCAACCGGCGCTGGTATGATGGATTGCCGGAAGGCATTAACAGAAACAAACGGCGATTTTGAAGCTGCGATCGACTGGCTGCGCAAGCAAGGCCAGAAAGTAGCGGCAAAAAGAAGCGACCGTGAAGCAAAAGAAGGTGTAGTAGTAGCGCAAACTACAGCAGACAATAAGTCTGGCATCGTTGTATGCGTAAGCTGCGAAACGGACTTCGTTTCTAAAAACGAAGACTTTGTTGCTTTTGTAAAAAGCATTGCAGATACGGCAATCGCCAACGACATTAAGAGCGTTGACGAACTGAATGCTGCTGAAATCGGCGGAGCAAAAATTGCAGACCTGGTAAATGATAAACTGGCGTCTATCGGCGAAAAAATCGGTATTACCAAATTTGAAAGAGTGGATGCACCTTATGTAGCTGCTTATATTCACGGTGCTTACCGCATTGGTGTACTGGTAGGGTTGAATAAAGAAGCGGCTGAAGTAGGTAAGGATGTGGCAATGCAGGTAGCAGCCCTGAGCCCGGTGGCAGTAGACGCTGCAAGTGTTCCGGCTGATGTAGTGGCACGTGAAAAAGCCGTGATTATGGACATTATGAAAGAAGATCCGAAAATGGCAGGTAAGCCTGAAGAAATGCTGGCTAAAATTGCTGAAGGTAAGATGGCCGCGTTCTTTAAAGAGCAAACCTTAACTGCCCAGGCTTTTGTAAAAGATGCTGGTAAATCTGTAGCAGACTACCTGAAAGAAAGCGGTGATGTAACCGTTACCGAATTTAAAAGAGTAGCATTAGGATAA
- the rpsB gene encoding 30S ribosomal protein S2 has translation MENNNTSLQQQLLEAGVHFGHLKKKWNPKMLPYIFAEKKGIHIIDLNKTVECLQETAAAMKQIARSGKKILFVGTKKQAKDIVTECAQRVGMPYVTERWLGGMLTNFNTVRKSVKKMQSIEKMLGDGSFDSITKKERLTLTRDKEKMEKVLGGIAQLGRVPAALFIVDIGHEHIALAEAKRLGIGTFGVVDTNGDPNKVDFAIPANDDATKSIAIVVNYITAAIAEGLSERQAAKDEDVEDNFADEKEKQAAKMQAEAEAEAGRGGRGRGTGTGAGQGQGQRRRTTTGGGGSRGGAPRR, from the coding sequence ATGGAAAATAATAATACATCCTTACAACAGCAGCTTCTGGAAGCAGGTGTACATTTCGGTCATCTGAAGAAGAAATGGAACCCTAAAATGTTGCCGTACATTTTTGCTGAGAAAAAAGGCATACACATCATCGACTTAAACAAAACCGTAGAATGCCTGCAGGAAACTGCAGCTGCAATGAAACAAATTGCACGCAGCGGTAAGAAAATACTTTTTGTAGGTACCAAGAAGCAAGCGAAAGATATTGTAACGGAGTGCGCACAAAGAGTAGGAATGCCTTATGTAACCGAGCGTTGGCTGGGAGGTATGCTTACCAATTTCAATACTGTACGTAAGTCGGTAAAAAAAATGCAGAGCATCGAAAAAATGCTGGGCGACGGTTCTTTTGACAGCATTACCAAGAAAGAGCGTTTGACATTGACCCGCGATAAAGAGAAAATGGAAAAAGTATTGGGAGGGATCGCCCAGCTGGGTCGTGTTCCTGCTGCTTTGTTCATCGTGGATATCGGCCATGAGCATATTGCACTGGCTGAAGCAAAACGCCTGGGCATCGGTACCTTTGGTGTGGTAGATACCAACGGAGATCCTAATAAAGTAGACTTTGCAATTCCTGCAAATGATGATGCTACTAAATCTATTGCCATTGTTGTAAACTACATCACTGCTGCAATTGCAGAAGGATTGAGTGAAAGACAAGCTGCAAAAGATGAGGATGTAGAAGACAACTTTGCAGACGAAAAAGAAAAACAGGCTGCCAAAATGCAGGCTGAAGCGGAAGCTGAGGCTGGCCGCGGCGGTCGTGGACGCGGAACCGGTACAGGTGCTGGTCAGGGTCAGGGTCAACGTCGCAGAACAACTACCGGTGGTGGTGGTTCAAGAGGCGGAGCTCCCAGAAGATAA
- the rpsI gene encoding 30S ribosomal protein S9, whose amino-acid sequence MEKQKNAVGRRKEAITRVFLSKGTGSITVNDKDYKNYFSLVYLQNQVDRPLRTVEVADKFDVKITATGGGVKGQAEAAMLGIARALVEVNAEFRPALKAAGLLRRDPRSVERKKFGHKKARKSYQFSKR is encoded by the coding sequence ATGGAAAAGCAAAAAAATGCTGTTGGACGCCGTAAAGAAGCCATTACCCGTGTTTTCTTATCCAAGGGTACTGGTAGCATTACCGTTAACGATAAAGACTATAAAAATTATTTTTCCCTGGTATACCTGCAAAACCAGGTAGACCGTCCGCTGAGAACCGTTGAAGTAGCTGATAAATTTGATGTAAAGATCACAGCTACCGGCGGTGGTGTAAAGGGCCAGGCAGAAGCTGCCATGCTGGGTATTGCCCGTGCACTGGTAGAAGTAAATGCTGAATTTCGCCCTGCATTAAAAGCAGCCGGCTTATTAAGACGGGATCCCCGTTCTGTTGAGCGTAAGAAATTTGGTCACAAAAAAGCAAGAAAGAGCTACCAGTTCTCGAAACGTTAA
- the rplM gene encoding 50S ribosomal protein L13 gives MSKQHFTTKHANEATVQRNWYVVDGTNQTVGRMCSRIAAILRGKNKAIYTPHVDTGDYIIVINCEKVKLSGSKMDQKVYDTYSGYPGGRKEETAADLQKRRPEVIIERAVKGMLPKNRLGRKMYKKLFVYAGDTHPHIAQQPKELKF, from the coding sequence ATGAGTAAACAACATTTCACCACGAAACATGCGAACGAGGCTACCGTGCAGCGTAACTGGTACGTTGTAGATGGTACTAATCAAACTGTAGGTCGTATGTGTTCCCGTATTGCTGCTATTTTGCGCGGGAAAAACAAAGCCATTTATACCCCCCACGTGGATACCGGCGACTACATCATCGTAATTAACTGTGAGAAAGTAAAGCTTTCCGGTAGCAAAATGGACCAGAAAGTATATGATACCTACAGTGGTTATCCCGGTGGTCGTAAAGAAGAAACTGCGGCTGACCTGCAAAAACGTCGTCCGGAAGTAATTATCGAACGGGCTGTAAAGGGAATGCTTCCTAAAAACCGTCTGGGACGTAAGATGTACAAAAAATTATTTGTATATGCCGGTGACACTCATCCGCATATCGCACAACAACCCAAAGAGCTGAAATTCTAA
- a CDS encoding ABC transporter permease/M1 family aminopeptidase, whose protein sequence is MFRRLIHFEWLFISRKRSFYLLLLFFILLGLAAGTVARFPFPNAFKNGTYVLNYIIGILSLLCIFSTTILTAQTLFREKDSRFESILYATPVRKGPYVCSRFGIVFLVSALCYLLLIAGMMAGHRMPGRYPGELDAILPLRYLQPFFMLLLPNILFCTAVAVSIGLFTRNKMLVYVFGILVYFLYWGISFYANAPIIANSTPMPASAMRMAALADPFGISAFLEQTRYWSALQRNTQLLQLNGHLLINRLLYLAVSGLLLLLAYKKFVLQPQQEGSPQRKRPLSVVPHTAYHPVITRTASWRYHLQCLQSLVSIGWNNIIKSIPIWLILAGWVGFMSIETFSDINGNSRMPEHLTTTAVLVKSILSGLPIVALLALVFYGNELFWRSHNTRFDALENTTAVRPVVLLVSKWLSLLPIVLLLLLAGIGMGLLIQLIKQNAPIDWALYASLFYLIGLPLFLNAGLIICIQALIKNKYAGIVVAGLVVLLTNTSMGNLFGLKHPLLRFANTFQGAYSEMNGFDNTLTAFHYQMLYWSCITLLLFMITTAFRRGAVSSHRASWVWKICILGVLSGAAIYAGATIFSNTPFMNRQALTDWKISYEKKYAFIANRPQPEITDVSAAIDLYPDKAGYEVQGRYRMVNQTHFPIDTLYMYGDKEMRWKQWQVNNGKCIAADSLYGYYTFKLHQPLMPNDSMSLQFSFEYQGNPFKPAAGFNTITRNGSFIRVSRYFPVPGYNNSNEIEDKQVRKKYGLDTADRLTSLSSPREQDAGFVHFEAVVSVDDNQTAISIGELTGQWKKGSRNYYRYKTPVSVPFRFAVASARYAVKKKRQGNTIVEVYYTPEHSRNIGHLMNTARQSIAYCATNIGPYPFSTARFVEISALTKGFAGTAYPGSLFINEGFGYRNVIDQDPAKDIINEMVSHETAHTWWGNSGIAPDEREGSTLMTETLAMYTELMCYKKVYGTGVLANRVGVHKDLYLSSRNQSDEPPLFRLNPAQSYLSYDKGMVIMYQLYLRLGEARINSALKSFYQQHAYPQPAPVATDLLQALYAVATPSDTTKLDEWFRQVVTYDLVLKSAIVSRQANNTYILKLDAAVTKYKEDGKGNETAIPFNEPVDLLICFSGGKTEKRVLQPVGNRIQTTLSFSQKPLRVVLDPDLKFLNRSDETKEKTITTR, encoded by the coding sequence ATGTTCCGGCGATTAATCCATTTTGAATGGCTGTTCATCAGCAGGAAACGATCGTTTTACCTGTTGCTCCTGTTCTTCATCCTGTTGGGGCTTGCGGCCGGAACGGTGGCGCGTTTCCCATTTCCCAATGCGTTTAAGAACGGCACCTATGTACTGAATTATATTATAGGTATCCTGTCCTTACTCTGCATCTTCTCCACCACCATACTAACGGCACAGACCCTGTTCCGCGAGAAGGACAGCCGCTTTGAATCCATTCTTTATGCCACACCCGTTCGCAAAGGCCCGTATGTATGCAGCCGGTTCGGTATTGTTTTTTTGGTGAGCGCCCTCTGCTACCTGTTGCTGATAGCGGGTATGATGGCGGGGCATCGGATGCCCGGCCGGTACCCGGGTGAGTTGGATGCCATACTTCCCCTGCGATATTTGCAGCCCTTTTTCATGCTCCTGCTGCCCAATATTCTTTTTTGTACAGCAGTGGCTGTAAGCATCGGCCTGTTTACCCGCAATAAGATGCTGGTATATGTATTCGGCATACTGGTGTATTTTCTTTACTGGGGCATTTCGTTTTATGCCAACGCACCCATCATTGCCAACAGTACACCAATGCCGGCTTCGGCCATGCGTATGGCCGCATTGGCAGATCCGTTCGGCATATCGGCCTTCCTGGAGCAAACCCGCTACTGGAGCGCCCTCCAGCGCAATACGCAGCTGCTGCAGCTGAACGGCCATTTGCTTATAAACCGGCTGCTTTACCTGGCCGTATCCGGACTGCTGCTTTTGCTGGCTTATAAAAAATTTGTACTACAGCCACAGCAGGAAGGCAGCCCCCAGCGAAAACGCCCGTTATCGGTAGTGCCTCATACTGCCTACCACCCTGTAATTACCCGTACCGCTTCCTGGCGTTATCACTTGCAATGTTTGCAAAGCCTGGTATCGATCGGGTGGAACAATATTATTAAAAGCATTCCTATCTGGCTGATCCTTGCGGGCTGGGTGGGTTTTATGAGTATCGAAACCTTTAGCGATATTAATGGCAACAGCCGGATGCCGGAGCACCTGACCACTACCGCCGTACTTGTTAAAAGTATTTTGTCCGGACTGCCGATAGTGGCGCTGCTGGCACTGGTTTTTTATGGGAATGAACTTTTCTGGCGCAGTCATAATACCCGCTTTGATGCACTGGAAAACACCACTGCCGTTCGGCCCGTTGTCCTGTTGGTTTCAAAATGGTTGTCACTTTTGCCCATAGTGCTCCTGCTATTGCTGGCAGGGATCGGCATGGGATTGCTGATACAGCTTATTAAGCAAAATGCGCCCATCGATTGGGCGTTGTATGCCTCGCTGTTTTACCTTATAGGCCTGCCTTTATTCCTGAATGCGGGATTGATCATTTGCATACAGGCGCTCATCAAAAATAAGTATGCCGGCATCGTGGTTGCAGGACTGGTGGTGTTACTGACCAACACCAGTATGGGTAACCTGTTTGGCCTGAAACATCCATTGCTGCGCTTTGCCAATACGTTCCAGGGGGCTTATAGCGAAATGAATGGCTTTGACAATACCCTTACTGCTTTTCATTACCAGATGTTATATTGGTCTTGCATTACCTTATTGCTTTTTATGATCACAACTGCGTTCAGGCGGGGTGCCGTTAGCAGCCACCGGGCCTCATGGGTGTGGAAGATTTGTATATTGGGCGTACTTTCAGGCGCCGCCATTTATGCAGGTGCCACTATTTTCAGCAATACGCCATTCATGAACCGGCAGGCCCTTACAGACTGGAAGATCTCCTACGAAAAAAAATATGCCTTTATTGCAAACCGGCCCCAGCCGGAAATCACCGATGTATCAGCGGCAATCGATCTTTATCCGGATAAGGCAGGTTATGAGGTACAGGGCCGTTACCGGATGGTGAACCAAACCCATTTTCCCATCGACACCCTTTATATGTATGGTGATAAGGAAATGCGCTGGAAACAGTGGCAGGTGAACAATGGGAAATGCATTGCAGCAGATTCCCTTTACGGTTATTATACATTTAAGCTTCACCAACCGTTAATGCCCAACGACAGTATGAGCCTGCAATTTAGTTTTGAATACCAGGGCAACCCTTTTAAACCGGCGGCCGGCTTTAACACCATTACCCGGAACGGGAGCTTTATCCGCGTCAGCCGGTACTTTCCGGTACCCGGGTATAATAACAGCAATGAAATTGAAGACAAGCAGGTTCGTAAAAAATATGGCCTTGATACGGCCGACCGGCTTACTTCCCTGTCATCACCCCGGGAACAGGATGCCGGCTTTGTGCACTTTGAAGCCGTGGTATCAGTTGATGACAACCAAACGGCCATCAGCATTGGCGAGCTGACGGGGCAATGGAAAAAGGGATCCCGCAATTATTACCGTTACAAAACACCGGTATCGGTACCCTTCCGGTTTGCCGTGGCATCCGCCCGGTATGCGGTTAAAAAGAAACGGCAGGGCAACACCATTGTTGAAGTGTATTATACTCCGGAGCATTCACGGAACATCGGCCACCTTATGAATACCGCACGCCAGAGCATTGCTTATTGTGCAACCAACATTGGCCCCTACCCGTTTTCAACCGCCCGGTTCGTGGAAATATCTGCGCTTACCAAAGGCTTTGCAGGAACGGCCTACCCCGGCAGCTTATTCATCAATGAAGGATTCGGGTACCGCAATGTGATCGATCAGGATCCGGCAAAGGACATCATCAATGAAATGGTAAGTCACGAAACGGCGCATACCTGGTGGGGCAACAGCGGCATTGCACCGGATGAACGGGAAGGCAGCACGCTGATGACCGAAACGCTGGCTATGTATACGGAGCTGATGTGTTATAAAAAAGTATACGGCACCGGTGTACTTGCCAACCGGGTAGGTGTGCACAAAGACCTGTACCTCAGCAGCCGCAACCAGTCTGACGAGCCGCCCCTGTTCCGGCTAAACCCGGCGCAATCGTATCTTTCGTACGATAAGGGAATGGTGATCATGTACCAGCTTTACCTGAGGTTAGGTGAAGCGCGGATCAACAGCGCATTAAAAAGCTTTTACCAGCAGCACGCTTATCCGCAGCCGGCGCCTGTTGCTACAGACCTGCTGCAGGCGTTGTATGCGGTGGCAACGCCTTCGGATACCACCAAACTGGATGAATGGTTCCGGCAGGTTGTTACCTACGACCTGGTGCTGAAAAGCGCCATCGTGAGCCGGCAGGCAAATAATACATATATATTAAAACTGGATGCGGCTGTTACCAAATACAAGGAAGACGGAAAGGGCAATGAAACCGCGATTCCCTTTAATGAACCCGTCGATTTGCTGATCTGTTTTTCCGGAGGCAAAACGGAAAAGCGGGTACTGCAGCCCGTTGGTAACCGGATTCAAACAACGCTTTCATTTAGCCAAAAGCCCCTGCGCGTAGTGCTGGATCCGGATCTTAAATTCCTGAACCGCTCGGATGAAACAAAGGAAAAAACGATAACCACCCGCTGA
- a CDS encoding C1 family peptidase — protein MSKINVAAIQSSITESGLTWQAANNEFTAMTEAERKYFLGFTPGPKERSLAAREDASEKALRSFQLSAAGKGIKKKKAFGYPTIFDWRNRSGQNFVTPIKNQSSCGSCVAFGTIATAETAYRIQRGNAALAIDFSEAQLFYCYAKSEGRNCANGWWPDRALIAFRDKGVVDEACFPYTPGDQACNTCSNAADRLLKISGFTKLTTTAAMKDWISTRGALVACFTVYTDFFSYRSGIYRRANNHVEGGHCVSVVGYDDVNQCWICKNSWGVGFGESGFFRIGYGQCGIDAEMYGINSIVETLWTGAQKIIGLWSNDAANNAWAYIANFGWRKISPASDNIHLNLLTQCISAKNRGAAVSIHLTNGIIDQIYN, from the coding sequence ATGTCAAAAATCAACGTTGCGGCCATTCAGTCGTCCATCACTGAATCCGGCTTAACCTGGCAAGCCGCCAATAACGAGTTTACCGCCATGACGGAGGCGGAGCGCAAGTATTTCCTGGGCTTTACACCTGGCCCCAAAGAGCGGTCATTAGCTGCCCGGGAAGATGCATCAGAAAAGGCCCTGCGGTCTTTTCAGCTTTCAGCAGCAGGGAAAGGTATTAAAAAGAAAAAGGCATTCGGATATCCTACAATATTCGACTGGCGCAACAGGAGCGGCCAGAATTTTGTGACGCCCATTAAGAACCAGAGCTCCTGCGGATCTTGTGTGGCTTTTGGAACCATTGCCACGGCGGAAACAGCCTACCGCATCCAGCGGGGCAATGCAGCGCTGGCCATCGACTTCTCGGAAGCGCAATTGTTTTATTGTTATGCAAAAAGCGAAGGCCGCAACTGTGCCAATGGCTGGTGGCCCGACAGGGCGCTGATCGCTTTCAGGGATAAAGGGGTAGTGGATGAAGCCTGTTTTCCGTATACGCCCGGCGATCAGGCCTGTAACACCTGCAGTAATGCGGCAGACCGGTTGCTGAAAATAAGCGGCTTTACGAAACTTACGACTACGGCTGCTATGAAGGACTGGATCAGCACCCGCGGTGCCCTCGTGGCCTGCTTTACTGTCTATACTGATTTTTTCAGCTATCGTTCGGGTATTTACCGGAGGGCCAATAACCATGTGGAAGGCGGCCACTGTGTATCTGTAGTGGGCTATGATGATGTTAACCAGTGCTGGATCTGTAAGAACAGCTGGGGCGTTGGCTTTGGTGAATCCGGGTTCTTCCGTATCGGCTACGGCCAGTGTGGCATCGACGCAGAAATGTATGGGATCAATAGCATCGTGGAGACCTTGTGGACCGGCGCTCAAAAGATCATCGGCCTTTGGTCTAACGATGCGGCCAATAACGCATGGGCCTATATCGCCAATTTCGGATGGCGGAAGATCTCGCCGGCCAGCGATAACATTCACCTGAACCTGCTTACTCAATGCATTTCTGCGAAGAACCGCGGAGCGGCTGTAAGTATTCACCTGACCAATGGAATTATCGATCAGATTTACAATTAA
- a CDS encoding ABC transporter ATP-binding protein, giving the protein MNRLTIEQLSKTYPGGVKALNDISLELSNGMFGLLGPNGAGKSSLMRTIAGLQTPDSGRITFNGATVTPGSVLIKKQLGYLPQDFGVYPKLSAATLLDHLAILKGITHKAARKEQIGALLQRTNLYMHKDKAVSSFSGGMRQRFGIAQALLGNPQLIIVDEPTAGLDPEERNRFNNLLSEIGEQVIVILSTHLVEDVRNLCTHMAIIQNGSLIATGRPDDFVRALDGKIWSKRIDKKDEAPPAHRVISSHFTAGKLHINVYAEAEPGDGFLPKQADLEAVYFTQLTQS; this is encoded by the coding sequence ATGAACCGTCTTACCATCGAACAACTTAGTAAAACCTACCCCGGCGGGGTAAAAGCCCTTAATGATATTTCCCTGGAATTATCCAACGGGATGTTTGGCCTGCTGGGCCCCAACGGTGCCGGAAAATCTTCATTGATGCGGACCATTGCCGGCTTGCAGACACCGGACTCGGGCCGCATTACCTTTAACGGCGCCACGGTTACACCGGGTTCTGTGCTTATTAAAAAACAACTGGGCTATCTGCCCCAGGACTTTGGGGTGTATCCGAAACTGTCTGCTGCAACACTACTGGATCACCTGGCGATCCTTAAAGGCATCACACACAAAGCTGCGCGGAAAGAACAGATAGGGGCCTTACTGCAACGGACCAACCTTTATATGCATAAGGACAAAGCCGTAAGCAGTTTTTCCGGGGGGATGCGACAGCGCTTTGGTATTGCGCAGGCCTTGTTGGGCAACCCACAGCTGATCATTGTGGATGAACCTACCGCTGGCCTGGATCCGGAAGAACGCAACCGCTTTAATAACCTGCTCAGCGAAATCGGGGAACAGGTGATCGTGATCCTTTCTACCCACCTGGTGGAAGATGTGCGGAACCTCTGCACCCATATGGCCATTATTCAAAACGGCAGCCTTATTGCAACAGGAAGACCCGATGATTTTGTGAGGGCGCTTGATGGAAAAATATGGTCGAAACGGATCGACAAAAAAGACGAAGCGCCACCAGCACACCGGGTGATTTCATCGCATTTTACGGCCGGAAAGCTGCACATCAATGTGTACGCAGAAGCGGAACCGGGGGATGGCTTTTTGCCCAAACAGGCTGACCTGGAGGCTGTTTATTTTACCCAACTTACCCAATCCTGA
- a CDS encoding C1 family peptidase has protein sequence MAKPSQQLPHRSLGWIPDLPDARDFLYAAPLKIMQKLPVKIDLRKTCPPVYDQGSLGSCTANALGAAFEFGKKKLRKKTFRPSRLFLYYNERVMMNTVQSDSGAYLRDGIKSLNKQGICPEKDWPYKEAVFTQKPPAACYKTALKNQALSYWRIPVNLTSIKGCLAEGYPFSFGFSVYESFMTKAVADTGVMPMPNIAKESIMGGHAVLAVGYSDEKQMVLVRNSWSKGWGLSGCFWMPYAYISNPSFCQDFWTIRDVE, from the coding sequence ATGGCAAAGCCTTCTCAACAACTGCCTCACCGTTCGCTGGGCTGGATACCCGATCTTCCTGACGCAAGAGATTTTCTTTATGCAGCACCGCTTAAAATAATGCAAAAGCTGCCGGTAAAAATCGATTTGCGGAAGACCTGTCCGCCCGTGTACGATCAGGGCAGTCTGGGCAGTTGTACCGCAAACGCCCTGGGTGCGGCATTTGAGTTTGGGAAGAAGAAACTTCGGAAAAAAACGTTCAGGCCCTCCCGCCTATTCCTCTATTACAATGAACGGGTAATGATGAATACCGTGCAGTCCGACAGCGGAGCCTACCTGCGCGATGGCATTAAATCACTAAACAAGCAGGGGATTTGCCCGGAAAAAGATTGGCCCTACAAGGAAGCTGTATTTACGCAAAAACCACCGGCGGCCTGCTATAAAACAGCGCTAAAGAACCAGGCACTTTCATACTGGCGGATTCCGGTAAATCTTACTTCTATTAAAGGATGCCTGGCAGAAGGATACCCGTTTTCATTTGGCTTTAGCGTTTATGAAAGTTTTATGACCAAAGCTGTTGCAGACACCGGCGTCATGCCCATGCCCAATATTGCAAAAGAATCCATAATGGGCGGCCATGCAGTACTGGCCGTAGGTTACAGCGACGAAAAGCAAATGGTATTGGTCCGGAACTCCTGGAGCAAAGGGTGGGGACTGAGCGGCTGTTTCTGGATGCCTTACGCGTATATTTCAAATCCCTCATTCTGCCAGGACTTCTGGACCATCCGCGATGTAGAATAG